The following proteins come from a genomic window of Spea bombifrons isolate aSpeBom1 chromosome 10, aSpeBom1.2.pri, whole genome shotgun sequence:
- the LOC128467546 gene encoding putative neural-cadherin 2, protein MVGLARRLSPVTGVTVSLRSLGHAPSRLRTFHGNGYAWIHPIGHCSDSHLSLEFVSDSTDGLLLHRGESRDSKNFIAVEITSGRLLLIFRQDLTPLRLGFPEQENVTDRTASDRPAHKR, encoded by the exons ATGGTGGGACTTGCACGTCGACTCTCACCGGTTACAG GTGTCACTGTTTCACTTCGTTCTTTGGGCCACGCTCCCAGCAGACTCAGAACATTTCACGGTAACGGCTATGCATGGATTCATCCTATCGGCCACTGCTCGGACAGCCATCTATCGCTGGAGTTCGTAAGCGACAGCACAGATGGATTGTTACTACACCGCGGAGAGTCAAGAGACAGTAAGAACTTCATCGCAGTTG AGATTACGAGCGGCCGGCTCCTTCTCATCTTCAGACAAGACCTGACCCCGCTGAGGCTCGGCTTTCCAGAGCAGGAGAACGTTACAGACAGAACAGCATCGGATAGACCTGCGCATAAAAGATAA
- the LOC128468045 gene encoding putative neural-cadherin 2, translating to MREGIGGKLLTEDRTSCEVHGVIMQDRRFWEPDTVLQLGGVKQSSPRSNNLLPHKPFKGCLRNVVLNKQVYDLAAPLEAVNSSPGCARKRTACSSPAPCNSPCISDPKL from the exons ATGAGAGAGGGGATCGGAGGAAAGCTACTTACAGAGGATCGAACGAGTTGTGAAGTCCATGGAGTCATCATGCAGGACAGAAG GTTTTGGGAGCCGGATACCGTTCTGCAGCTCGGAGGCGTTAAGCAGTCATCTCCTCGTTCCAACAATCTCCTTCCGCACAAACCCTTTAAAGGCTGTCTCCGCAACGTCGTTCTTAATAAGCAG GTGTATGATCTAGCAGCCCCTCTGGAAGCTGTTAATAGCTCCCCAGGCTGTGCGAGGAAGCGTACAGCTTGCTCATCACCTGCACCCTGCAACTCTCCTTGCATCAGTGACCCCAAGCTGTGA